From Triticum aestivum cultivar Chinese Spring chromosome 4A, IWGSC CS RefSeq v2.1, whole genome shotgun sequence, a single genomic window includes:
- the LOC123082918 gene encoding uncharacterized protein, with amino-acid sequence MAGASNGQKIWPVLRYAVTKPVVIHRVCDGLLILGHKSDFYICNPTTRKCAFLPHPPQRPGVSVIAVVAFYRHHTSREYRVLWVSYSRPISSGVPVQSPEYFVLTVGSNQPRCIEWPTVSQHTLHVTQSPYCPPVHHRGSLHWAFGLNLTVFDSVAETFRQMSRPIELGALVSLLDMGGSLDLWHTTCDSITFDIWVLQDYDAETWGFQYRISLFTMEASPPLNLGVIYRPSMAVINEHELLIEQRPDRLLHCDTDGVFLGNVESEEHGNQLILTRHLFQESMISLPLFETQEDDDVKEPPFLIVL; translated from the coding sequence ATGGCCGGAGCCTCTAATGGTCAAAAGATATGGCCCGTCCTCCGTTATGCTGTTACAAAACCCGTTGTTATACACCGCGTCTGCGACGGCCTCCTCATCCTGGGGCATAAATCTGATTTCTACATCTGTAATCCAACCACCCGCAAGTGTGCTTTCCTGCCACATCCTCCACAACGACCAGGCGTCAGCGTCATTGCCGTAGTCGCCTTCTACCGGCACCACACATCTAGAGAATACCGGGTTCTCTGGGTGTCATACTCCAGACCGATCAGCTCTGGTGTCCCAGTGCAGTCACCTGAGTACTTCGTCCTCACGGTGGGATCAAATCAGCCAAGATGCATCGAGTGGCCGACAGTTTCACAACACACGCTTCATGTCACCCAGTCCCCCTACTGTCCACCAGTCCACCATCGTGGTAGCTTGCACTGGGCATTTGGCCTCAACTTGACTGTATTTGACAGCGTAGCTGAGACATTCCGGCAGATGAGCCGCCCAATAGAGTTGGGTGCTTTGGTGTCATTGTTGGACATGGGTGGATCCCTTGATTTGTGGCACACCACCTGTGATAGCATCACTTTCGATATTTGGGTGTTGCAGGACTATGATGCTGAGACATGGGGCTTTCAGTACCGGATTAGCTTGTTTACGATGGAGGCATCACCACCGCTTAATTTGGGGGTGATATATCGCCCTAGTATGGCTGTGATCAATGAGCATGAGCTGTTGATTGAGCAGCGTCCTGACCGTCTATTGCATTGCGACACTGATGGTGTGTTTTTAGGAAATGTGGAAAGTGAAGAACATGGAAACCAGCTGATACTTACCAGACATCTTTTCcaagagagcatgatttcacttccaTTGTTTGAGACACAAGAAGACGATGATGTGAAGGAGCCTCCATTCCTCATAGTGCTATAA
- the LOC123087908 gene encoding F-box/LRR-repeat protein At2g43260, translating to MADSSRDTVFDDLPEWLIVDEILSRLPAKDVLRCRAVRKSWRSTTSTDTFILQHHHHQPSLPIIEHLNGICRLNRASNDQKILPVLQYAGRSPITGVDLMHRAVCDGLIILAQKPDYYICNPATRKCASLPRPPLQSGFSNDEIVGFYRHQPSGEYRMLWASYSIPIRVELPDYFVLTVGSHQPRRIQWQAVSEKGFPAMSARDCPPVHHRGSLHWAVGLDIAVFDPVAETFWHMSRPAQLGDMVSLFDTAGGALALCRTDRTYVTLDVWVLQDYDAETWGFQYHINLLAMVASPPLDLRIKYVPRMAVINEHELVIDYPDRLLHCNIDGVFVANLESEEHGNYLMLTRHRLQESMISLPLFEKQEEDAVNKEPPFLMVL from the coding sequence ATGGCAGACAGCAGCCGCGATACCGTCTTCGACGACCTGCCCGAGTGGCTCATCGTCGACGAGATCCTCTCCCGGTTGCCAGCCAAAGACGTACTCCGCTGCCGCGCAGTCCGCAAGTCGTGGCGCAGCACCACTTCCACCGACACATTCATCCTTCAGCACCACCACCATCAACCCTCGCTCCCCATCATCGAGCACCTAAACGGCATTTGCCGCCTCAACAGGGCCTCCAATGATCAAAAGATACTGCCAGTCCTACAGTATGCAGGCAGAAGCCCTATTACAGGGGTCGACCTTATGCACCGCGCCGTCTGTGATGGCCTCATCATCCTGGCGCAGAAGCCTGATTACTACATCTGTAACCCGGCCACTCGCAAGTGTGCTTCCCTGCCACGCCCTCCACTACAGTCAGGCTTCAGCAACGACGAAATAGTCGGCTTCTACCGGCACCAGCCATCTGGAGAATATCGGATGCTCTGGGCGTCATACTCCATACCCATCAGGGTTGAATTGCCTGATTACTTTGTCCTCACAGTGGGATCACACCAGCCAAGACGCATCCAGTGGCAGGCAGTTTCAGAAAAAGGGTTTCCCGCTATGTCGGCCCGTGATTGTCCACCGGTCCATCATCGTGGTAGCCTGCACTGGGCAGTGGGCCTCGACATAGCGGTATTTGATCCCGTAGCCGAGACATTCTGGCACATGAGCCGCCCAGCGCAGTTGGGTGATATGGTGTCATTGTTTGATACTGCCGGCGGCGCACTCGCTTTGTGCCGCACTGATCGTACCTACGTCACTTTGGATGTTTGGGTGTTGCAGGACTATGATGCCGAAACCTGGGGCTTTCAGTACCATATTAACTTGTTAGCGATGGTGGCATCGCCGCCGCTTGATTTGAGGATCAAATATGTCCCTAGGATGGCTGTTATCAATGAGCATGAGCTGGTTATCGATTATCCTGACCGTCTGCTGCATTGTAACATTGATGGTGTGTTTGTAGCAAATCTGGAAAGCGAAGAGCATGGAAACTACTTGATGCTCACTCGGCATCGTCTCcaagagagcatgatttcacttccaTTGTTTGAGAAGCAAGAAGAAGATGCTGTGAACAAGGAGCCTCCATTCCTCATGGTGCTATAA